Proteins encoded by one window of Cannabis sativa cultivar Pink pepper isolate KNU-18-1 chromosome 4, ASM2916894v1, whole genome shotgun sequence:
- the LOC115703884 gene encoding uncharacterized protein LOC115703884, which produces MDQQYAAMSLGDDDDGFLMYDNDTVDTIDFDDRWCLVGRFLTDRTIDFEAMQHKMASLWRPVRGLFVKELEPNFFLFQFYHEMDIERVMEGSPWTFDRIPLIFERLKSGENPRNINPMELIFWVQIHGLKAGFRSERVLKDLGNYMGSYVKMDPNNFLSGWRDYLRVRVRIRIDKALKKGRKLQMKSGLECHTIFKYEDLSTFCFVCGLLGHSERFCEKAFDTPPHLLSKPYNLDMKAPPRRRTHSMGARWLRTEMAAKTYGESSATPAIDRSTTIIKAVSSEEIMVGGNQGVECGSDAIMGNQDMVEGEGINGNKKGKSIDIENGSEEDDSQIILEQKRRRVTLGINGQAVQEDLFMEEDMHAVLFDDHVANNSSGPSFQKNLSGAGSLAQARQGL; this is translated from the coding sequence ATGGATCAACAATATGCTGCAATGAGTTTgggagatgatgatgatggctTTCTAATGTACGACAATGATACGGTGGACACGATAGACTTTGATGACAGATGGTGTCTTGTTGGGCGCTTTCTGACAGATCGTACTATAGACTTTGAAGCAATGCAACACAAAATGGCATCGTTATGGCGCCCAGTAAGAGGTTTGTTTGTTAAAGAACTTGAGccaaattttttcttatttcaatTTTATCATGAAATGGATATAGAACGGGTTATGGAAGGAAGTCCTTGGACATTTGATAGAATTCCTCTCATATTTGAAAGACTAAAATCTGGTGAGAATCCACGTAATATCAATCCCATGGAACTGATTTTCTGGGTGCAAATCCATGGATTAAAGGCTGGTTTTCGGTCAGAAAGAGTCTTGAAGGATCTTGGCAATTACATGGGATCATATGTGAAGATGGATCCAAATAACTTTCTTAGTGGGTGGAGAGACTATCTACGAGTAAGGGTGAGAATACGGATCGATAAAGCTTTGAAGAAAGGAAGAAAGTTACAGATGAAGAGCGGACTGGAATGTCACACTATCTTCAAATACGAAGATTTATCAACCTTCTGCTTCGTCTGTGGACTGCTGGGTCACTCCGAGAGGTTCTGCGAAAAAGCTTTTGACACTCCTCCACATCTTCTTTCGAAGCCTTATAATCTTGACATGAAGGCACCTCCGAGGCGAAGAACTCATTCTATGGGCGCACGGTGGTTGAGAACTGAGATGGCGGCGAAGACGTATGGAGAATCTTCTGCTACTCCGGCGATAGACAGGTCGACGACAATCATTAAAGCTGTATCATCGGAAGAGATTATGGTGGGAGGAAATCAAGGAGTAGAATGTGGGAGTGATGCAATTATGGGAAATCAGGATATGGTGGAAGGGGAGggaattaatggtaataaaaaaggaaagtcaATTGATATAGAAAATGGAAGTGAGGAGGATGATAGTCAAATCATTTTAGAGCAAAAAAGGAGGAGAGTTACGTTAGGCATTAATGGACAAGCTGTCCAAGAAGATTTATTTATGGAGGAGGATATGCATGCTGTTCTTTTTGATGATCACGTGGCTAACAACTCAAGTGGAccatcatttcaaaaaaacttAAGTGGGGCGGGCTCTCTTGCACAGGCCCGCCAAGGATTATGA